In one window of Lacticaseibacillus casei DSM 20011 = JCM 1134 = ATCC 393 DNA:
- the yaaA gene encoding S4 domain-containing protein YaaA has product MTTIKITTAFLTLGQFLKEAGLIDSGGAAKWYLGENPVTVNGEAENRRGRKLYPDDQIEVAGQTYVIVSA; this is encoded by the coding sequence ATGACAACCATCAAAATCACGACCGCATTTTTGACATTGGGTCAGTTTCTGAAAGAAGCCGGTCTCATTGATAGCGGTGGTGCAGCTAAGTGGTATCTAGGCGAGAATCCGGTAACCGTTAACGGTGAAGCCGAAAACCGTCGTGGCCGGAAATTATATCCGGATGATCAGATTGAAGTTGCCGGTCAGACTTATGTGATCGTGAGCGCATGA